The proteins below are encoded in one region of Aquisphaera giovannonii:
- a CDS encoding type II toxin-antitoxin system HigB family toxin has translation MRIISRARLRAFWEVPGHEDAAGPLRAWYTHASHRSVAWQSWGDIRAAFGNASLVGNCVVFNIAGNKYRLITRVLYASQKVFVLRVMTHREYDDPRWKEECGRFAPPPRLTDAGPKRRRG, from the coding sequence ATGCGGATCATCTCGAGGGCGAGGCTGAGGGCCTTCTGGGAGGTGCCCGGGCATGAGGACGCCGCGGGGCCGCTCCGGGCCTGGTACACCCACGCGAGCCACCGTTCGGTGGCCTGGCAATCGTGGGGCGACATCCGGGCCGCTTTCGGGAATGCCAGCCTGGTCGGCAACTGCGTCGTGTTCAACATCGCAGGCAACAAGTACCGACTCATCACGCGCGTCCTCTATGCGAGCCAGAAGGTGTTCGTGCTCAGGGTGATGACCCATCGGGAATACGATGATCCGCGCTGGAAGGAGGAATGCGGCCGCTTCGCCCCTCCGCCCAGGCTTACGGATGCCGGCCCGAAGCGCCGGCGAGGTTGA
- a CDS encoding helix-turn-helix domain-containing protein, producing the protein MAARSRFALRGKSQDSYLDLVRAFPLAAIRSEGHFAEAQEVMDGLLARGGMGPGEAMYLDALSDLVATYEDLRHAIEPASDADMLRHLMEAKGITQAELARASGIPRSSISEMLSGKKPFTRPVIRRLAAYFRIDASILAANFGNPPQSDGRGPSPR; encoded by the coding sequence ATGGCTGCCCGCTCCCGTTTCGCCCTGAGGGGCAAGAGCCAGGACTCGTACCTGGACCTCGTCCGCGCCTTCCCCCTGGCCGCGATCCGGTCCGAGGGGCACTTCGCGGAGGCGCAGGAGGTCATGGACGGCCTGCTCGCCCGCGGCGGGATGGGGCCCGGCGAGGCGATGTACCTGGACGCCCTGAGCGACCTCGTGGCGACCTACGAGGACCTCCGCCATGCGATCGAGCCCGCCTCCGACGCCGACATGCTCCGCCACCTGATGGAGGCGAAGGGGATCACCCAGGCGGAACTGGCCCGCGCCTCGGGGATCCCCCGCTCCTCGATCTCCGAGATGCTCTCCGGCAAGAAGCCCTTCACACGCCCGGTGATCCGCCGCCTGGCGGCCTACTTCCGGATCGACGCCAGCATCCTGGCGGCGAACTTCGGGAACCCGCCGCAATCCGACGGCCGGGGGCCGAGCCCGCGATGA
- a CDS encoding S41 family peptidase, whose translation MRTARLAAALAVALIPSRAESGTAGYYRQPSIARGSIVFVAEGDLWKVPAGGGPARRLTTHPGNENLPAFSPDGKAIAFVGRYEGPAEVYTIPSDGGLPRRRTYNAANPVSIGWTPDGKILVGTRSRSGLPSVQLLAIDPANDRPEPVPLDEAAEGAFNPEDKLLVFTRLPFQGSHTRQYQGGTAQNLWKFAPGADEAQPLTANYPGTSKSPMWHRGRIYFATDRGGTMNLWSMKPDGTDLKQHTKHRDFEVASPRIDPDAGLIAYQLGADLRVYDIAADRDGPVPIALETDVDQERQKWVEKPAEWITSAHLSPDGDRVALTARGKVFVAPRGPGRIAEASHADGVRHRDARFLPGKEKDAKTLLSLSDRSGEVEVWTLPADGVGDEAQLTKGGEVLRWEAVPSPDGKLIAHRDKNQRLFLFDVEGKKDRKIAESEVDDLGDLAWSPDGKWLAYTDQLENGFRQIKLHSVEDGATVPLTTDRYDSSSPAWSADGKFVYFLSDRNLVSVVGSPWGTYQPEPYFDKPTQVFEVALAKGLRSPFAPPDELHPDDEKDKEKADKGKAPGDPGPGKKPEGDAGGDKKADDAKKAPPKVTIDREGLAARLTRVPVEPGRYLGLSANAKGLFWLAPTPGERKADLKAVKFARKDVEVKTVAGDIRGYELSADGKALLIRKENAMAIVDAEPAPADLAKKDVDLSGWSLALSPRDEWRQMFDEAWRLERDYFYDRGMHGSDWKAVRGKYRPLVDRVRSRDELSDLLAQMVAELEALHIFVRGGDLRTGPDDVPTASLGAALVRDEGRGGYRVEHIYKADGDEPDLASPLARPGVDVRPGDVLTRVDGVPALDAPDLHALLRRKVGRQVLIHVEPKTGAPRDVVVRPISAEAEADMRYHEWELTRRERTESLGEGKIGYVHLRAMGGRNFTEFAKGFYPVFHRQGLIIDVRHNQGGNIDSWIIGRLLRKPWFYWVSRVGKPTTWNMQYAFRGHLVVLCDSFTASDGEAFSEGVKRLKLGTVIGTRTWGGEIWLSSSNVLVDRGIATAAETGVYGPEGTWLIEGHGVDPDEVVDNLPHATYLGKDAQLEAAIAHLKARIADQPVGTPKPPPYPRKAVEDIHAAAGGR comes from the coding sequence ATGCGAACCGCCCGACTCGCCGCCGCCCTGGCCGTCGCCCTGATCCCCTCGCGGGCCGAGTCCGGCACGGCCGGCTACTATCGCCAGCCGTCGATCGCGCGGGGCTCGATCGTCTTCGTCGCCGAGGGGGACCTGTGGAAGGTCCCCGCGGGCGGCGGCCCGGCGAGGCGGCTGACGACCCACCCCGGGAACGAGAACCTCCCGGCCTTCTCGCCCGACGGCAAGGCCATCGCGTTCGTCGGCCGCTACGAGGGGCCGGCCGAGGTCTACACGATCCCGTCCGACGGCGGGCTCCCCCGGCGCAGGACGTACAACGCGGCGAACCCCGTCTCGATCGGCTGGACGCCCGACGGCAAGATCCTCGTCGGCACGAGGAGCCGATCCGGCCTGCCCAGCGTCCAGCTCCTGGCGATCGACCCCGCCAATGATCGGCCCGAGCCCGTCCCGCTCGACGAGGCCGCCGAGGGGGCGTTCAACCCCGAGGACAAGCTCCTGGTCTTCACCCGCCTCCCGTTCCAGGGCAGCCACACCCGGCAGTACCAGGGCGGGACCGCCCAGAACCTCTGGAAGTTCGCCCCGGGGGCCGACGAGGCGCAGCCCCTGACCGCCAACTACCCCGGCACGAGCAAGTCCCCCATGTGGCACCGCGGGCGGATCTACTTCGCCACCGACCGCGGCGGCACCATGAACCTCTGGTCGATGAAGCCCGACGGCACCGACCTCAAGCAACACACGAAGCACAGGGACTTCGAGGTCGCCTCGCCGCGGATCGACCCCGACGCCGGCCTGATCGCCTACCAGCTCGGCGCCGACCTGCGCGTCTACGACATCGCCGCCGACCGCGACGGCCCGGTGCCGATCGCCCTGGAGACCGACGTGGACCAGGAGCGGCAGAAGTGGGTCGAGAAGCCGGCCGAGTGGATCACCTCCGCCCACCTCAGCCCCGACGGCGACCGCGTCGCGCTGACCGCCCGCGGCAAGGTCTTCGTCGCCCCCCGCGGCCCCGGCCGGATCGCCGAGGCCTCGCACGCCGACGGCGTCCGCCATCGCGACGCCCGCTTCCTGCCCGGCAAGGAGAAGGACGCGAAGACCCTCCTCAGCCTCTCCGACCGCTCCGGCGAGGTCGAGGTGTGGACCCTCCCGGCCGACGGCGTCGGCGACGAGGCCCAGCTCACCAAAGGCGGCGAGGTCCTCCGCTGGGAGGCCGTCCCCTCGCCCGACGGCAAGCTCATCGCCCATCGCGACAAGAACCAGCGCCTCTTCCTCTTCGACGTCGAGGGCAAGAAGGACCGCAAGATCGCCGAGTCCGAGGTGGACGACCTCGGCGACCTCGCCTGGTCGCCCGACGGCAAGTGGCTCGCCTACACCGACCAGCTCGAGAACGGGTTCCGGCAGATCAAGCTCCACTCCGTGGAGGACGGCGCGACCGTGCCCCTGACGACCGACCGCTACGACAGCTCCAGCCCCGCCTGGTCGGCCGACGGCAAGTTCGTCTACTTCCTCTCCGACCGCAACCTGGTCTCCGTCGTCGGCAGCCCCTGGGGGACCTACCAGCCCGAGCCCTACTTCGACAAGCCGACGCAGGTCTTCGAGGTCGCCCTCGCCAAGGGCCTCCGCTCCCCCTTCGCCCCGCCCGACGAGCTGCACCCCGACGACGAGAAGGACAAGGAGAAGGCCGACAAGGGCAAGGCCCCCGGCGATCCGGGCCCGGGCAAGAAGCCCGAGGGCGACGCGGGCGGCGACAAGAAGGCCGACGACGCCAAGAAGGCCCCGCCCAAGGTGACGATCGACCGCGAGGGCCTCGCCGCCCGCCTCACGCGCGTGCCGGTCGAGCCGGGGCGCTACCTCGGCCTGTCGGCGAACGCCAAGGGCCTGTTCTGGCTCGCCCCCACGCCCGGCGAGCGCAAGGCCGACCTGAAGGCCGTGAAGTTCGCCCGCAAGGACGTCGAGGTGAAGACCGTCGCGGGCGACATCCGGGGCTACGAGCTCTCGGCCGACGGCAAGGCCCTCCTGATCCGCAAGGAGAACGCGATGGCGATCGTGGACGCCGAGCCCGCCCCGGCCGACCTGGCGAAGAAGGACGTGGACCTCTCCGGCTGGTCCCTGGCGCTCAGCCCCCGGGACGAGTGGCGGCAGATGTTCGACGAGGCCTGGCGCCTGGAGCGGGACTACTTCTACGACCGGGGCATGCACGGCTCGGACTGGAAGGCCGTCCGGGGCAAGTACCGCCCGCTCGTGGACCGCGTCCGCTCCCGCGACGAGCTCTCCGACCTGCTCGCCCAGATGGTGGCGGAGCTGGAGGCCCTGCACATCTTCGTCCGCGGCGGCGACCTCCGCACCGGCCCCGACGACGTCCCCACCGCCTCCCTGGGCGCCGCGCTCGTCCGGGACGAGGGGAGGGGGGGGTACCGGGTCGAGCACATCTACAAGGCCGACGGCGACGAGCCCGACCTCGCCTCGCCGCTCGCCCGCCCCGGCGTGGACGTCCGGCCGGGCGACGTCCTCACGCGGGTGGACGGCGTCCCGGCGCTCGACGCCCCGGACCTCCACGCCCTCCTCCGCCGCAAGGTCGGCCGCCAGGTCCTGATCCACGTCGAGCCGAAGACGGGCGCCCCGCGCGACGTCGTCGTCCGCCCGATCAGCGCCGAGGCCGAGGCCGACATGCGCTACCACGAGTGGGAGCTGACGCGCCGCGAACGCACCGAGTCCCTCGGCGAGGGGAAGATCGGCTACGTCCACCTCCGCGCCATGGGCGGCCGCAACTTCACCGAGTTCGCGAAGGGCTTCTACCCCGTCTTCCACCGCCAGGGCCTGATCATCGACGTCCGCCACAACCAGGGGGGGAACATCGACAGCTGGATCATCGGCCGGCTGTTGCGCAAGCCCTGGTTCTACTGGGTCTCGCGCGTGGGCAAGCCGACGACCTGGAACATGCAGTACGCCTTCCGGGGCCACCTCGTCGTCCTCTGCGACTCGTTCACCGCCTCCGACGGCGAGGCCTTCTCCGAGGGCGTCAAGCGGCTCAAGCTGGGCACCGTCATCGGCACGCGGACCTGGGGCGGCGAGATCTGGCTCTCGTCCAGCAACGTCCTCGTCGACCGCGGCATCGCCACCGCCGCGGAGACCGGCGTCTACGGCCCCGAGGGCACCTGGCTCATCGAGGGCCACGGCGTCGACCCCGACGAGGTCGTGGACAACCTCCCCCACGCCACCTACCTCGGCAAGGACGCCCAGCTCGAGGCCGCCATCGCCCACCTGAAGGCCCGGATCGCCGACCAGCCGGTCGGCACCCCCAAGCCGCCTCCGTATCCCAGGAAGGCCGTCGAGGACATCCACGCCGCGGCCGGCGGCCGGTGA
- a CDS encoding PAS domain S-box protein, with protein MHKPPVIARTLTTGYAVAVIASLVAFLLRWPLSPLIGREFPFFTFFLATLVAAYSGGLRAGLLATALGAIGAAYFLMDPVSSFWVAAPADRTRLVLFLGIGSLISGFAESGLRAKERAMRGERRYLQSLESISDAFAQLDRDWRYTYVNARAAEISGMTVAAMVGRTMWDLFPALRGTEMEARARAAMSDGKPAHFEFYFPPFDRWFEQRLYPSDAGLAIFSADITERRRAEEENRRLLAILEATPDLVTTAAADGSVRYLNREARRVLGYEGDAHPADYQLLDGQPQWAARVVREDGIPGVVRDGYWRGETAIRARDGREVPVDQVIIRHSGGEGRDAFISTIARDITRQKEVEDRLRRGEARFRTLAEAVPQIIWAAAPDGRITFINGRWTELTGLSLEETNDLEAAKKVIHPDDAGRVFARWAEALANGTPHEVEWRFRDRRDGSYRWFLTRAVPARDEAGILTEWFGTATDIDDQKRIEERLRTSEERLLFTARATRVTMFQQDTDLRYSWLTNPLRGYRQEEIVGRTDEEIRHTIDDVPALVGAKRRALETGRGTRLEVSNREGGEVEYHQLTIEPMRDDSGAVVGLLGASIDVTERHRAEAESRRLAAIVEATPDFVTVARMDGRLVYLNRAGRRMLGIPDDAEAGTLTRQRLSPGWVYERTQRDWLPAALRDGSAAGEGAVLASDGREIPVSFVMLVHRGPSGEPEYLSTVARDIAGRKRDEEELRKRERDFRALADNAPALVARFDRDLRHLFVNRRVEAATGLPASAFVGRSNREMGVPEDLHAPGDERLRRVFETGEVQTLEFTYPSPEGPRHFHSWFGPELGGAGEVESAICITRDVTEQKQLENELRRRNEELAEADRRKDDFLATLAHELRNPLAPVRMAVEVLKARGPADPALIQARAIIERQVRHMARLLDDLLDVSRITRGKLELRRQPVTLAAVLDAALETSRPLVEAGGHDLVLDVPPGPVHLDADPVRLAQVFSNLVNNAAKYTERGGRIALSASADGDSVTVSVRDSGIGIDPEMMPRLFEMFAQAKPALERSQGGLGIGLSLVHGIVQLHGGSIEARSDGPGRGSEFLVRLPITPAAPPPARDADHGGGRTAPRCRILVADDNDDAARTMAMMLGILGHEVRTAADGEEAVRSAAEFRPEVIFLDIGMPRVNGYQAAERIRAQEWGRGMVVVALTGWGQEEDRRRAKAAGFDHHLVKPVSPETLVRLLAEVKGSR; from the coding sequence ATGCACAAGCCGCCCGTCATCGCCCGCACCCTGACGACGGGCTATGCCGTGGCCGTCATCGCCAGCCTGGTGGCGTTCCTCCTCCGCTGGCCGTTGTCGCCGCTGATCGGCCGCGAGTTCCCGTTCTTCACGTTCTTCCTCGCCACCCTCGTCGCGGCGTACTCGGGCGGGCTCCGGGCGGGGCTGCTCGCGACGGCCCTGGGCGCGATCGGGGCCGCCTATTTCCTGATGGACCCGGTCTCCTCCTTCTGGGTCGCGGCCCCGGCGGACCGGACGCGGCTGGTCCTCTTCCTCGGCATCGGATCGCTCATCAGCGGCTTCGCCGAGTCGGGCCTGCGGGCGAAGGAACGCGCGATGAGGGGCGAGCGCCGTTACCTCCAATCCCTGGAGAGCATCTCCGACGCCTTCGCCCAGCTCGACCGCGACTGGCGGTACACGTACGTGAACGCCCGGGCGGCCGAGATCTCCGGCATGACCGTCGCCGCGATGGTCGGCCGGACGATGTGGGACCTCTTCCCGGCCCTCCGCGGGACCGAGATGGAGGCGCGCGCCCGGGCGGCGATGTCGGACGGGAAGCCCGCCCACTTCGAGTTCTATTTCCCGCCCTTCGACCGGTGGTTCGAGCAGCGGCTGTACCCCTCGGACGCGGGCCTCGCCATCTTCTCGGCCGACATCACCGAGCGCAGGCGGGCGGAGGAGGAGAACCGGAGGCTCCTCGCCATCCTCGAGGCGACCCCGGACCTCGTGACGACGGCCGCGGCGGACGGCAGCGTCCGGTACCTGAACCGCGAGGCCAGGCGGGTCCTCGGCTACGAGGGCGACGCCCACCCCGCCGACTATCAGCTCCTCGACGGGCAGCCCCAGTGGGCGGCGCGGGTCGTCCGGGAGGACGGGATCCCGGGGGTGGTCCGCGACGGCTACTGGCGGGGGGAGACCGCGATCCGGGCGCGGGACGGCCGGGAGGTGCCGGTCGACCAGGTCATCATCCGCCATTCGGGCGGGGAGGGCCGCGACGCCTTCATCTCCACCATCGCGCGGGACATCACGCGGCAGAAGGAGGTCGAGGACCGGCTCCGCAGGGGGGAGGCCAGGTTCCGGACGCTCGCCGAGGCGGTGCCCCAGATCATCTGGGCCGCGGCGCCGGACGGGCGGATCACCTTCATCAACGGCCGGTGGACCGAGCTCACCGGGCTCTCCCTCGAGGAGACGAACGACCTGGAGGCGGCCAAGAAGGTCATCCACCCTGACGACGCGGGGCGGGTCTTCGCCCGCTGGGCCGAGGCCCTGGCGAACGGGACCCCGCACGAGGTCGAGTGGCGGTTCCGCGACCGGCGGGACGGCTCCTACCGATGGTTCCTGACCCGGGCCGTCCCGGCGCGGGACGAGGCCGGAATCCTGACCGAGTGGTTCGGCACGGCGACCGACATCGACGACCAGAAGCGGATCGAGGAGCGGCTCCGGACCAGCGAGGAGAGGCTCCTCTTCACGGCCCGGGCGACGCGGGTGACGATGTTCCAGCAGGACACGGACCTCCGCTACTCCTGGCTCACCAACCCGCTGCGGGGCTACCGCCAGGAGGAGATCGTCGGCCGGACCGACGAGGAGATCCGCCACACCATCGACGACGTCCCGGCGCTCGTCGGCGCGAAGCGCCGGGCGCTCGAGACCGGCCGCGGGACGCGGCTCGAGGTGTCGAACCGCGAGGGGGGCGAGGTCGAGTACCACCAGCTCACGATCGAGCCGATGCGCGACGACTCGGGGGCGGTGGTCGGGCTCCTCGGGGCGAGCATCGACGTGACCGAGCGGCACCGGGCCGAGGCCGAGAGCCGGCGGCTCGCCGCGATCGTCGAGGCGACGCCCGACTTCGTCACGGTCGCCCGGATGGACGGCCGCCTCGTCTACCTGAACCGGGCCGGCCGGCGGATGCTCGGGATCCCGGACGACGCCGAGGCCGGCACGCTCACCCGGCAGCGGCTCTCCCCCGGCTGGGTCTACGAGCGGACTCAGCGGGACTGGCTCCCCGCGGCCCTCCGGGACGGCTCGGCCGCGGGGGAGGGGGCGGTCCTCGCCTCGGACGGCCGGGAGATCCCCGTGTCCTTCGTCATGCTCGTCCACCGCGGCCCCTCCGGCGAGCCGGAGTACCTCTCGACCGTCGCCCGGGACATCGCCGGCCGGAAGAGGGACGAGGAGGAGCTCCGCAAGCGGGAGAGGGACTTCCGGGCGCTCGCCGACAACGCCCCGGCCCTCGTGGCCCGGTTCGACCGCGACCTCCGGCATCTCTTCGTGAACCGCCGGGTGGAGGCGGCGACCGGCCTCCCGGCCTCGGCCTTCGTCGGCCGCTCGAATCGCGAGATGGGCGTCCCGGAGGACCTCCACGCGCCTGGCGACGAGCGGCTCCGGAGGGTCTTCGAGACGGGGGAGGTGCAGACGCTGGAGTTCACCTACCCGTCGCCCGAGGGGCCCCGCCACTTCCACTCGTGGTTCGGCCCGGAGCTCGGGGGCGCCGGCGAGGTCGAGTCGGCCATCTGCATCACCCGCGACGTGACCGAGCAGAAGCAGCTCGAGAACGAGCTCCGCCGCCGGAATGAGGAGCTCGCCGAGGCGGACCGGCGGAAGGACGACTTCCTCGCGACCCTCGCGCACGAGCTCCGGAACCCGCTGGCCCCGGTCCGGATGGCGGTCGAGGTGCTGAAGGCCAGGGGGCCGGCGGACCCGGCCCTCATCCAGGCCCGCGCCATCATCGAGCGGCAGGTCCGGCACATGGCGAGGCTCCTCGACGACCTCCTGGACGTCTCCCGGATCACCCGGGGGAAGCTCGAGCTCCGCCGCCAGCCGGTGACCCTCGCCGCGGTGCTCGACGCCGCGCTGGAGACGAGCCGGCCCCTCGTCGAGGCCGGCGGGCACGACCTCGTGCTCGACGTCCCGCCGGGCCCGGTCCACCTGGACGCCGACCCGGTCCGCCTCGCCCAGGTCTTCTCGAACCTCGTGAACAACGCGGCGAAGTACACCGAGCGCGGCGGCCGGATCGCGCTCTCCGCCTCGGCCGACGGCGACTCCGTGACGGTGTCGGTGCGCGACAGCGGGATCGGCATCGACCCGGAGATGATGCCGCGCCTCTTCGAGATGTTCGCCCAGGCGAAGCCCGCCCTCGAGCGCAGCCAGGGCGGGCTCGGGATCGGCCTCTCCCTCGTCCACGGCATCGTGCAGCTGCACGGCGGCTCGATCGAGGCCCGGAGCGACGGGCCCGGGCGGGGGAGCGAGTTCCTGGTCCGCCTCCCGATCACCCCCGCGGCGCCACCCCCGGCCCGCGACGCCGACCACGGCGGGGGGCGGACCGCGCCCCGGTGCCGGATCCTCGTCGCCGACGACAACGACGACGCGGCGCGGACCATGGCGATGATGCTGGGGATCCTGGGCCACGAGGTGAGGACCGCGGCCGACGGCGAGGAGGCCGTCCGGTCGGCGGCCGAGTTCCGGCCCGAGGTCATCTTCCTGGACATCGGGATGCCCCGCGTGAACGGCTACCAGGCCGCCGAGCGGATCCGCGCCCAGGAGTGGGGCAGGGGGATGGTCGTCGTCGCCCTCACCGGGTGGGGCCAGGAGGAGGACCGGCGCCGGGCCAAGGCCGCGGGCTTCGACCATCACCTCGTCAAGCCGGTGTCCCCCGAGACGCTCGTCCGCCTGCTCGCCGAGGTGAAGGGCAGCCGCTGA
- a CDS encoding FAD-dependent monooxygenase has protein sequence MSDSLSRGARRRVLISGASIAGPTLAYWLDRRGFAVTVVERAPAVRGGGYPIDIRGTALRVAERMGLRARIDAAHIGSRGLRFVGREGETIGTVPIYELTSNDLGRDVELPRGELTDMLYGLTRRGGVGYRFGDSIDAIRDDGRGVDVRFRSGVRERYDVVIGADGLHSNTRRLAFGPEDAYSHYLGFAFNLFSMPNDLGLSREAVLYAEPGRIAGVLAVRDDPRLFAFLIFAAEAPPFGAHADRAEQVERTAALFADCGWQVPRMVEAMRDAEDLYFDAVSQIRMPRWSRGRVALVGDAACAPSFRAGQGSSMAMVGAYVLAGELATHDDPSEAFAAYERLVRPYMEANQALATKDTANIVFPRTRQDLDARDRMLASIRADRSGATRYRDADAEAAHNALELPAYG, from the coding sequence ATGTCCGATTCCCTCTCGCGGGGCGCCCGCCGCCGGGTCCTGATCTCCGGGGCGAGCATCGCCGGGCCGACGCTCGCCTACTGGCTCGACCGCCGCGGGTTCGCCGTCACGGTGGTGGAGCGTGCCCCGGCCGTCCGGGGCGGCGGCTATCCGATCGACATCCGCGGCACCGCGCTCCGGGTGGCGGAGCGGATGGGCCTGCGGGCCCGGATCGACGCGGCGCACATCGGGTCGCGCGGCCTGAGGTTCGTCGGACGCGAGGGGGAGACGATCGGGACGGTGCCGATCTACGAGCTGACCTCCAACGACCTGGGCCGGGATGTCGAGCTCCCGCGGGGGGAGCTCACGGACATGCTCTACGGCCTGACGCGCCGGGGCGGCGTGGGCTACCGCTTCGGGGATTCCATCGACGCGATCCGGGACGACGGGCGGGGGGTGGACGTGCGCTTCAGGAGCGGCGTGCGGGAGCGCTACGACGTCGTGATCGGCGCGGACGGGCTGCACTCCAACACGCGTCGCCTGGCGTTCGGGCCGGAGGACGCGTACAGCCATTATCTGGGATTCGCGTTCAACCTCTTCTCCATGCCGAACGACCTCGGGCTCTCGCGCGAGGCCGTCCTGTACGCGGAGCCGGGGCGCATCGCGGGCGTCCTCGCCGTCCGGGATGACCCGCGCCTCTTCGCCTTCCTGATCTTCGCCGCCGAGGCCCCGCCGTTCGGCGCGCACGCCGACAGGGCGGAGCAGGTCGAGCGGACCGCGGCCCTGTTCGCCGACTGCGGATGGCAGGTCCCCCGCATGGTGGAGGCGATGCGGGATGCGGAGGACCTCTATTTCGACGCGGTGAGCCAGATCCGGATGCCCCGCTGGTCCAGGGGGCGGGTGGCCCTGGTCGGCGACGCCGCCTGCGCGCCCTCCTTCCGGGCGGGCCAGGGCTCCAGCATGGCGATGGTCGGGGCCTATGTCCTGGCGGGCGAGCTGGCCACGCACGACGACCCCTCGGAGGCCTTCGCCGCCTACGAACGCCTCGTCCGCCCCTACATGGAGGCCAATCAGGCGTTGGCGACGAAGGACACGGCCAACATCGTGTTCCCGCGGACGCGGCAGGACCTGGACGCGCGCGACCGGATGCTCGCCTCGATCCGGGCCGATCGCTCGGGGGCGACGAGATACCGGGATGCCGACGCGGAAGCCGCGCACAACGCGCTGGAACTGCCCGCCTATGGCTGA
- a CDS encoding TetR/AcrR family transcriptional regulator, with the protein MPERRRGADLEGAILDVAWDELNERGYAALTMDAVATRAGTSRSVLARRWDGRAALAIAALRRRMADYPVDVPDRGDVRSELVEMLDLAARRATAMAQAFALFSTEYYRDEGGTPDDLRATLLAGEADTLTRILERGVARGEIDPHKLTPPIASLLPNLFRHHALTTWSAPDADLRAAWIDTIFLPLVGVRAGGRKS; encoded by the coding sequence ATGCCGGAACGGCGACGCGGAGCCGACCTCGAAGGGGCCATCCTGGATGTCGCCTGGGACGAGTTGAACGAGCGAGGCTATGCCGCGCTGACGATGGATGCCGTGGCGACGCGCGCGGGCACGAGCCGGTCGGTTCTGGCCCGCCGCTGGGATGGCCGCGCCGCGCTGGCCATCGCGGCGCTCCGGCGTCGCATGGCCGATTACCCCGTGGACGTGCCCGATCGGGGCGACGTGCGATCCGAGCTGGTCGAGATGCTCGACCTGGCCGCCAGACGCGCGACGGCGATGGCGCAGGCCTTCGCCCTCTTCTCGACCGAGTACTACCGCGACGAGGGCGGGACGCCGGACGACCTGCGAGCCACGCTCCTGGCCGGCGAGGCCGACACCCTCACGCGGATCCTCGAACGCGGCGTGGCGCGTGGCGAGATCGACCCGCACAAGCTGACGCCGCCGATCGCCAGCCTGCTGCCCAATCTCTTCCGGCATCACGCCCTGACGACCTGGTCGGCGCCCGACGCGGACCTCCGGGCCGCGTGGATCGACACGATCTTCCTGCCGCTCGTCGGCGTTCGTGCCGGAGGCCGCAAGTCATAG
- a CDS encoding type II toxin-antitoxin system Phd/YefM family antitoxin translates to MTTITVDEAQAKLPQLIGQLAPGEEVIISDGRRPAPGWWGRGGGAKAPATRQRQGDADHREGG, encoded by the coding sequence ATGACGACGATCACGGTCGACGAAGCCCAGGCGAAGCTCCCGCAGCTCATCGGCCAGCTCGCCCCGGGCGAGGAGGTCATCATCTCGGATGGCCGGAGGCCGGCGCCAGGCTGGTGGGGCAGGGGGGGCGGCGCGAAAGCCCCGGCGACCCGGCAGCGCCAGGGGGACGCTGATCATCGTGAAGGAGGATGA
- a CDS encoding type II toxin-antitoxin system VapC family toxin, producing the protein MRLLLDTHTFLWFLLGDLRLSAAARVVIEDPSNDIEISPARTDRAGARCVRPIR; encoded by the coding sequence GTGAGGCTGCTCCTCGATACCCACACCTTCCTCTGGTTCCTGCTGGGCGACCTCCGGTTGAGCGCCGCGGCCCGGGTCGTGATCGAGGACCCGTCGAACGACATCGAGATCAGCCCGGCGAGAACGGACCGAGCCGGAGCCCGATGCGTGCGGCCCATCCGCTGA